In one Modestobacter sp. L9-4 genomic region, the following are encoded:
- a CDS encoding GNAT family N-acetyltransferase, translating into MEITVVDVPERGRFEIRDDDRVVGFATYHVDDELMTLPHTEVDPAMGGRGLGTQLVAGVLTSARERHLHVLPYCSFIRKYLLDHPADLDLVAEADRPTFGLVAAAS; encoded by the coding sequence ATGGAGATCACCGTGGTCGACGTCCCCGAGCGGGGACGGTTCGAGATCCGGGACGACGACCGCGTCGTCGGCTTCGCGACGTACCACGTCGACGACGAGCTGATGACCCTCCCGCACACCGAGGTCGACCCGGCGATGGGCGGCCGCGGGCTGGGCACGCAGCTGGTCGCCGGCGTGCTGACCTCGGCCCGGGAGCGCCACCTGCACGTGCTCCCCTACTGCTCGTTCATCCGCAAGTACCTGCTCGACCACCCCGCCGACCTCGATCTCGTCGCCGAGGCCGACCGGCCCACGTTCGGGCTGGTCGCCGCCGCCAGCTGA
- a CDS encoding MMPL family transporter, producing the protein MSRFLSRVGAFSAGHRGVVAVAWVLVTAVFALLTVTGAKFSDSAFSIAGAESTTALATMEREFPERVAPDEGELLLVVQAADGATVTDAASAALVGDLVARAQDVPSVLSASDPFDEQQPFVSEDGTVAVSTLAVELETDGAEVDQARVEADLRAAAADLTAAGLRLEVGGALEDGPPEILGPTEAVGAVVAFVVLLITFGSLAAAGANMLMALAGVAVGVLGVLGWSATGEGIQSTTLVLAVMLGLAVGIDYTLFILSRFRDELRAGLDTRAAIARATGTAGSSVVVAGATVVIALAGLALVRIPFITEMGLGAAFGVVVAVLLSLTAVPAVLAGMGRKALPKRERDGAAAPREDSRAMTALSSWVHGVVRRPVVFLVAGTAVVAALAAPALGMATELDVPGGVDPASSQRAAYTIVSDAFGAGEQDPLIVLFEGADPVGAAEAATATITGTAGVVDVSPPQVADSGDVAFLAVTSEFGPADARTSTLVEDLRSQLQTVEGATASVTGQTAVDVDVNAQLASGLVLYLIAVSAFSILLLTLVFRSIAIPLLATVGFLMSLAAGLGVTTLVFQDGVAGSLFGLEESRPIASLVPIIVVGVLFGLAMDYQVFLVSRIHEAHRRGLSTRQAVVAGFGQASPVVLAAATIMAAVFAGFALSGGDPMVSSIGLALAVGVLVDALLVRMVLVPAALELMGEASWWIPRWLDRVLPDLDVEGHGLTADDEADDAEVERDRQPELVG; encoded by the coding sequence ATGTCCAGGTTCTTGTCCCGGGTCGGCGCGTTCAGCGCCGGTCACCGCGGGGTGGTGGCGGTCGCGTGGGTGCTGGTCACCGCCGTCTTCGCCCTGCTCACCGTCACCGGCGCGAAGTTCTCCGACTCCGCCTTCTCCATCGCGGGTGCGGAGTCCACCACCGCCCTGGCCACCATGGAGCGCGAGTTCCCGGAGCGGGTGGCCCCGGACGAGGGCGAGCTGCTGCTGGTCGTGCAGGCCGCCGACGGCGCCACGGTCACCGACGCCGCCTCCGCCGCGCTGGTGGGCGACCTGGTCGCCCGCGCCCAGGACGTGCCCAGCGTGCTCAGCGCCTCGGACCCCTTCGACGAGCAGCAGCCCTTCGTCTCCGAGGACGGGACGGTCGCGGTCTCCACCCTGGCCGTCGAGCTCGAGACCGACGGTGCGGAGGTCGACCAGGCGCGGGTGGAGGCCGACCTGCGGGCCGCCGCTGCCGACCTCACCGCGGCTGGGCTCCGGCTCGAGGTGGGCGGCGCGCTGGAGGACGGTCCGCCGGAGATCCTCGGGCCGACCGAGGCCGTCGGCGCGGTCGTCGCCTTCGTCGTCCTGCTGATCACCTTCGGGTCGCTGGCCGCGGCCGGCGCCAACATGCTCATGGCCCTGGCCGGTGTGGCCGTCGGGGTGCTCGGCGTCCTCGGCTGGTCGGCGACCGGCGAGGGCATCCAGTCCACGACGCTGGTGCTGGCCGTGATGCTGGGCCTGGCGGTCGGGATCGACTACACGCTCTTCATCCTGTCCCGCTTCCGCGACGAGCTGCGGGCCGGGCTGGACACCAGGGCCGCCATCGCCCGGGCCACCGGCACCGCCGGCTCCTCGGTGGTCGTCGCCGGCGCCACCGTGGTCATCGCCCTGGCCGGCCTGGCCCTGGTCCGGATCCCCTTCATCACCGAGATGGGCCTGGGTGCGGCGTTCGGTGTGGTCGTCGCGGTCCTGCTCTCCCTCACCGCCGTCCCCGCCGTGCTCGCCGGCATGGGCCGCAAGGCACTGCCGAAGCGTGAGCGGGACGGGGCCGCAGCTCCGCGGGAGGACAGCCGGGCGATGACCGCGCTCTCCTCCTGGGTGCACGGTGTCGTCCGCCGTCCGGTCGTCTTCCTGGTCGCCGGCACCGCGGTCGTCGCCGCACTGGCCGCCCCGGCCCTGGGCATGGCCACCGAGCTCGACGTGCCCGGCGGGGTCGACCCGGCCAGCTCCCAGCGCGCCGCCTACACGATCGTCAGCGACGCCTTCGGCGCCGGTGAGCAGGACCCGCTGATCGTGCTCTTCGAGGGCGCCGACCCGGTCGGTGCCGCCGAGGCCGCCACGGCCACCATCACCGGCACCGCCGGCGTGGTCGACGTCAGCCCGCCACAGGTCGCCGACAGCGGCGACGTCGCCTTCCTCGCCGTCACCAGTGAGTTCGGACCCGCCGACGCCCGCACCAGCACGCTGGTCGAGGACCTGCGCAGCCAGCTGCAGACGGTCGAGGGCGCCACCGCCTCGGTCACCGGCCAGACCGCGGTGGACGTCGACGTCAACGCCCAGCTCGCCTCCGGACTGGTGCTCTACCTGATCGCGGTCAGCGCCTTCTCGATCCTGCTGCTCACGCTGGTGTTCCGCTCGATCGCCATCCCGCTGCTGGCCACCGTGGGCTTCCTGATGTCGCTGGCCGCCGGCCTCGGCGTCACCACGCTGGTCTTCCAGGACGGGGTCGCCGGCTCGCTGTTCGGGCTGGAGGAGTCCCGGCCGATCGCCAGCCTGGTGCCGATCATCGTGGTCGGGGTGCTCTTCGGCCTCGCGATGGACTACCAGGTCTTCCTGGTCTCCCGGATCCACGAGGCGCACCGGCGGGGGCTGTCCACCCGGCAGGCCGTCGTGGCCGGCTTCGGTCAGGCCTCCCCGGTGGTGCTGGCCGCGGCGACGATCATGGCTGCGGTCTTCGCCGGGTTCGCCCTCAGCGGCGGCGACCCGATGGTCTCCTCGATCGGGCTGGCGCTGGCGGTGGGCGTGCTCGTCGACGCCCTCCTGGTCCGGATGGTCCTGGTCCCTGCGGCGCTGGAGCTGATGGGCGAGGCCAGCTGGTGGATCCCGCGCTGGCTGGACCGGGTCCTGCCCGACCTGGACGTCGAGGGCCACGGCCTCACCGCGGACGACGAGGCCGACGACGCCGAGGTCGAGCGCGACCGGCAGCCGGAGCTCGTCGGCTGA